CTGTACATTTCTCCGGGTTTTTATATGAAATACGCTTCCCCATTATTTGTTAACTTTTCTGTGGGGTATACATTCAAAGTTTCTGGTGCTGAAAATCTATTATTTTTGTTAGAAGCTGGTGGTAAAAAGTTGTTTGATAAACCTGAGAGTTTTATAAACTTTGCTGTTTATTTGCCGTTCTGACGGAGATCACTTAGTGGAACGTCATTCTCCACATATTTATTAACCTACGAAAGGGGGATACTATGAGAAATCTGTCGTACCTTCTTCCTGCGATTGTTAACTCGGTCGCTGTGGTTTTTGGAAGTTCAATAGGTTTCCTTTTCAGAAAAGGAATATCCGAAAGATTTCGAAGGGTACTTTTTGCTGCCGTAGGGCTTTCTACAATCGGTATAGGTTTAAAGATGATTCTTGGAGCTAATAACTTTCTTATTGTGTTGTTTTCAATGGTTGTTGGTGGTGTGATTGGAGAGTTTTTTGATTTGGAAGGAAAACTGAAAGCCATTGGTGACAACATCAAGGAAGGGGACTTCTCAACAGGGTTTGTAACGTCATCTCTGCTTTTTCTTGTTGGACCTATGACCATTGTAGGTTCAATAACGGCAGGATTAAATGGGGATGGAAATATCATATACACCAAATCGTTGCTCGATTTTATTTCATCAATAGTGCTCTCTTCAACTTACGGTTTAGGGGTTATGCTTTCGGCATTGAGCGTTTTGGTCATACAAGGCGGTATTACTCTCTTTGCTAGTTTACTCACGTTCTTAACATCGCCTGTTTACTTGAATGACTTGGTTGCCGTCGGTGGATTAATGGTTTTTGGGATTGGCTTGAGAATATTGGAAATAAAGGATCCGAAAGTTGGAAATTACCTACCTGCACTTTTGGTTTCACCTGTGCTCACCTTTCTTACAAGCTTCTTAAAATAACACAAAAAGGCCCCCGAGTCGGGGGCCTTTGTGATAAAGAAATAATTTTATTCTTCTACAACAACGTCAGCTGAACCTTCCCAAAGACCATGGATGTTACAATATGAGAGAGCTATAAGTTTTGAAGTCTTTTCAAGTTTTATTTTTACCTTCACAAAAGGTTCCTCAAGTGTAGGTGAAAAGTCGTAGCGTCCTATTCTAAGGATGTACGGTGCACCTTCCGGCATAGCGTAGAGTTCGATCCATGCAATATGGTGTTCCACTGTGTTTGGATGCGGAATCTCTTTTCCAACAGATACTTCTACCTCAAACCACTCACCCTTTTTAACTTTTTCCGGAGCGCAAATAACTGGAACGTGCTTTTCTCCTTTAAAATCACCAGATTTTACAAAATCACCTATCATTTTCTCCCTCCTCTCTCAGTCTCTTAAGCTTCCGTAAGCAAGAAAATTAGAATTCAACAAAGGCGGACTTAGGAGCTCCGCACACAGGACATTTTTCAGGTGCTTCATCTTCCGTCGTATAACCGCAGACTGAACAGATGTAAATCTTCTCAGCCTCGTAATCTTTTCCTTCATTCACAAGATTAAGCGCCTTCTTATACATTTCTGCGTGAATCTTTTCCGCTTCAAGAGCGTAGTGAGTACTGATTTGAGCTTCCTTTTCCCCCTGCAGTTTAGCTGTTTCGTTGTAAACGGGATACATTTCTTCTACCTCGAACGTTTCACCGGCTATACAAGATTGAATATTTGCTGGATTATCCCCCAACTTCTTGAGCGCCTTAAAGTGGTTTCTTGCGTGCACAAACTCTGCATAAGCAATAGCCTTAAAAAGGTTTGCTAATTTCTTTAAACCGGACTTCTCAGCCTCATCGGCAAAGATCAAATACTTCATGTGTGCCATAGACTCGCCTGCAAAAGCATCTTCCAAGAACTTTTTCGTCATATCCCTCATGTTCAC
The DNA window shown above is from Fervidobacterium changbaicum and carries:
- a CDS encoding rubrerythrin family protein, giving the protein MRDMTKKFLEDAFAGESMAHMKYLIFADEAEKSGLKKLANLFKAIAYAEFVHARNHFKALKKLGDNPANIQSCIAGETFEVEEMYPVYNETAKLQGEKEAQISTHYALEAEKIHAEMYKKALNLVNEGKDYEAEKIYICSVCGYTTEDEAPEKCPVCGAPKSAFVEF
- a CDS encoding class II SORL domain-containing protein — protein: MIGDFVKSGDFKGEKHVPVICAPEKVKKGEWFEVEVSVGKEIPHPNTVEHHIAWIELYAMPEGAPYILRIGRYDFSPTLEEPFVKVKIKLEKTSKLIALSYCNIHGLWEGSADVVVEE
- a CDS encoding DUF554 domain-containing protein is translated as MRNLSYLLPAIVNSVAVVFGSSIGFLFRKGISERFRRVLFAAVGLSTIGIGLKMILGANNFLIVLFSMVVGGVIGEFFDLEGKLKAIGDNIKEGDFSTGFVTSSLLFLVGPMTIVGSITAGLNGDGNIIYTKSLLDFISSIVLSSTYGLGVMLSALSVLVIQGGITLFASLLTFLTSPVYLNDLVAVGGLMVFGIGLRILEIKDPKVGNYLPALLVSPVLTFLTSFLK